Proteins co-encoded in one Aspergillus flavus chromosome 2, complete sequence genomic window:
- a CDS encoding putative methylglutaconyl-CoA hydratase mitochondrial precursor, protein MPPRLPLSHTLRQPSVLSVRVRVTRFSTSADDAVIQTQQIPAPGSGNIRVLLLNRPKARNAISKNLLDGLSKHVQSISAEGGNGPTRALVIASNVDSAFCAGADLKERVNMTKQETNEFLSKLRGTFRDLAGLPVPTISAVSSMALGGGLELALCTHLRVFGSSSIVGLPETRLAIIPGAGGTYRLPGIVGVNRARDLILTGRRVSGPESYFMGLCDRLVEILPEEEQKEGAAREKVLRESIKLAMDICEGGPIAIKQALQAVNDFQKGEVAENEAYDGVVETEDRFEALRAFAEKRKPAFRGR, encoded by the exons ATGCCACCGCGCCTGCCTCTTTCACATACATTGCGACAGCCCTCGGTCTTGTCGGTTCGCGTCAGAGTCACAAGATTTAGCACCAGTGCGGATGATGCCGTGATACAGACCCAGCAGATCCCTGCGCCGGGCTCCGGGAATATTCGAGTTCTGCTGCTGAACAGACCCAAAGCCAGAAACGCAATTTCCAAGAATCTTTTGGACGGTCTGTCTAAGCATGTCCAGTCCATATCCGCGGAGGGAGGCAACGGTCCTACACGGGCCTTGGTCATTGCCAGCAATGTGGATTCGGCCTTTTGTGCGGGCGCAGACCTGAAAGAGCGAGTAAACATGACCAAGCAGGA GACCAATGAATTCTTGTCCAAGCTGCGCGGTACATTCCGTGATCTTGCCGGGCTACCTGTACCCACAATCTCTGCTGTGTCTTCTATGGCGCTGGGAGGTGGACTAGAACTCGCCTTATGTACGCATCTACGTGTGTTTGGCTCATCTAGCATTGTCGGATTGCCCGAGACCAGACTAGCTATTATCCCTGGGGCGGGAGGCACATACCGCCTCCCGGGTATTGTTGGGGTGAACCGCGCCCGAGACCTCATCCTAACTGGGCGACGTGTGTCGGGCCCCGAATCATACTTTATGGGGCTCTGCGATCGGCTCGTCGAAATATTACCtgaagaggagcaaaagGAGGGCGCAGCGCGTGAGAAAGTGCTACGGGAGAGCATCAAACTGGCCATGGACATCTGCGAAGGTGGACCCATCGCTATCAAGCAGGCACTTCAGGCCGTGAATGACTTCCAGAAGGGCGAGGTGGCAGAAAATGAGGCTTATGACGGCGTGGTTGAGACGGAAGATCGCTTTGAGGCTTTGCGGGCGTTCgcagaaaagaggaagcctGCTTTCCGGGGGCGATGA
- a CDS encoding lipa and NB-ARC domain protein — translation MPELAARVKQIGLTQVYCSKERPLVDIVLVHGLNGHPYNTWATQGNPPVFWPADLLPEVLESSRVRILTYGYNANVASFTDGASRDRIHHHAETLASGLAANRNLRSCSDRPIIFVCHSLGGLVVKRALIYCKNVSDAKIQHLRSIYVSTYGILFLGTPHNGSDIAKWGLLLQNICSAVLPKKYMESSSQLVKALRTNNETLQNINSLFADMMSRYHIYFFHETLSTDVKGTRELIVDESSAAPYAEGVERMGIEADHRHMCKFEDDNAPGYEAVAEALLRYSRDAPATILDRWAEEEQTRRAATQNKLKDLLRNERPDSTSQMEGSEPDLRKIGRTQFLPANTSATSSVTMREYEVEEPPEHLYASNTVPPLISLPPNSGRQSPVSDMAGSVTLTVPKRELFVVPPGFHPNASFFGMQKELEILHSRLYKAKNRAERLMAVLVCGVPGSGKSHLARQYIWSQRKKYPGGVFWVDAKTRESTAKCFWDIAQAAMLTEAQDLQQPQKYVEAVRNWLQVREEWLLIFDGISFDHDDDLNNFRQFLPFNKNCSIIYTSVDKTLRKKQRLYEPYCLQIKPLQVEDACKLLFKDLGIRKPTPSQIRKATELVTHYECLPLAIHAISHRLSATSKSIDKYHVNSHLTDEKLAEPFLSIMHDLYRIGHFEALNLINILSFFGHHVPVGLINLGKAALETWHVDILTSSRPGEQGDIDTTLGILIRYGLIERHTDAYALHPKALSPRSEKDEILDIAAVAPDLSESQTESSQDASFSVYQSSGSIDLIKIHSVVQGFCRDELKIMDEERRKSFSTNATNSDAGFYDSWLVVATRVFCMSYEHAKKRMDRLDDYGLVKDYREYEMHASKLLDNFPKKSSKEPKTLREVRHDLGQVMRSISNEIEKISPSSSQESVRKQRSVFDRSSSSSSSAPESATDEGPSRTLTWEFSDMVERKAESPEEMPISPPHFNLKPFLPHIFRWSKGDDEKGYESDGEGLQAIHRTSPALSQVSQATERPKSSRSSSAAHTTDDQEWQVVEKSPRLKASRDRRPKQRPKFPRSAWGIKPAAPILRIFPVEGRSASSSILEKGSRSSSIISASEALTAVHNASPPSAHEKFGKAVNDRLMLHKENVPTYATVAARRTQDAAASSKQRSSSTPGGQTRPKLLRLKSKSSGGSLHSRLGNAPLLPLPPDLKSDPMSRSTYSEPDQAYLTHQLNALDLRTPHDSRYRSRHLSTVRAMGAVDMSASTPSVLTYLPPLPYDNNIEVSYSRRVSATTQTATVSQPLASFNPITHPSAIMPGASPPPSVAAEAPTGYASDPAPEPMSRGGSAQSHQSWATEPVRYPPRLSPMPSNAQTAISPGMSHILPQQQTLANAGSWIRDAHTQGIASALQADIITCAPPTQANLRPIPPLDERFGAGTAWDPEPPPTLHFGAHRVDVRDARQRLEGYGVYGTQTVQHAVPYSLYHANRSGPLAHHELGLQPQELHGMRARSGSSPTRPGSDGLGVNW, via the exons ATGCCAGAGCTTGCCGCCCGAGTCAAGCAAATTGGCTTGACTCAGGTCTACTGCTCCAAGGAAAGACCTCtggttgatattgttctTGTACATGGATTGAACGGCCATCCCTATAACACCTGGGCTACCCAAGGGAATCCACCCGTCTTCTGGCCAGCTGACCTTCTCCCGGAAGTGTTAGAGTCTAGCCGAGTGCGGATCTTGACATATGGATATAATGCGAATGTTGCATCTTTCACCGATGGCGCTTCAAGGGATCGCATTCACCATCATGCAGAGACACTTGCTTCAGGCCTGGCGGCAAATCGCAAT CTTCGAAGCTGTTCAGACCGCCCTATAATCTTTGTCTGTCACTCACTAGGTGGCTTGGTGGTCAAACGTGCTCTGATTTACTGCAAAAACGTTTCGGATGCGAAAATCCAGCACCTGCGCTCGATCTATGTCTCCACCTATGgaatcctcttcctcggaaCGCCTCACAACGGCTCTGATATCGCGAAATGGGGCCTATTACTGCAGAACATCTGCAGTGCAGTTCTGCCCAAGAAGTACATGGAATCGTCCTCCCAGCTTGTCAAAGCTTTGAGAACGAACAATGAAACACTGCAGAATATTAACAGTCTATTTGCAGATATGATGAGCAGATATCATATCTACTTCTTCCATGAGACCCTTTCAACTGATGTTAAGGGGACTCGTGAGTTGATAGTGGACGAAAGCTCGGCTGCGCCATATGCGGAAGGTGTAGAGCGCATGGGCATTGAAGCAGACCATCGGCATATGTGTAAGTTCGAGGACGATAACGCGCCTGGATATGAGGCAGTTGCCGAAGCTCTCCTACGATACTCCCGTGATGCTCCAGCTACCATCTTGGACCGATGGGCCGAGGAGGAACAGACCCGGAGAGCGGCAACACAAAACAAGCTCAAAGATCTTCTTAGGAATG AGAGGCCAGACAGTACTTCGCAAATGGAGGGGAGCGAGCCGGATCTCCGCAAAATTGGTAGGACACAATTTCTTCCTGCAAATACTTCCGCTACTTCTTCTGTTACTATGAGGGAATATGAGGTCGAGGAGCCCCCGGAGCATTTATATGCTA GTAACACCGTTCCTCCTCTGATCAGCCTGCCTCCGAACAGCGGAAGACAATCCCCTGTATCCGACATGGCTGGAAGTGTAACACTTACAGTACCCAAAAGGGAGCTATTTGTGGTGCCGCCAGGGTTTCATCCAAACGCATCCTTTTTTGGAATGCAGAAAGAGCTTGAAATACTTCATTCTAGGCTGTACAAGGCAAAGAACAGAGCAGAGCGCCTCATGGCCGTTCTTGTCTGCGGAGTTCCTGGTTCAGGAAAGTCACACCTCGCACGCCAATATATCTGGAGCCAACGTAAAAAATATCCTGGTGGCGTCTTCTGGGTCGATGCGAAAACGCGCGAATCAACCGCCAAGTGTTTCTGGGATATTGCACAAGCGGCTATGCTGACAGAAGCTCAGGACTTGCAACAGCCTCAGAAGTATGTAGAGGCCGTTCGAAACTGGCTACAAGTCCGTGAAGAATGGCTCCTAATTTTTGATGGCATCTCGTTCGATCATGACGACGACCTCAACAATTTCCGACAATTCCTTCCCTTCAACAAAAATTGTAGTATTATCTACACATCTGTGGATAAGACGTTGCGGAAGAAGCAACGCTTATATGAGCCATACTGCCTGCAGATTAAACCCCTCCAGGTTGAAGATGCATGCAAGCTTCTCTTCAAAGACCTCGGTATCAGAAAGCCAACCCCGAGCCAAATCCGCAAAGCTACTGAACTGGTAACTCACTACGAATGTCTCCCTCTGGCTATTCATGCAATCAGTCACCGTCTCAGTGCGACATCTAAATCTATCGACAAATACCACGTCAACTCCCACTTGACGGACGAGAAACTCGCAGAGCCATTTTTGAGCATTATGCATGACTTGTATCGAATTGGGCACTTCGAAGCGTTGAACTTGATTAACATTTTGTCATTTTTCGGTCATCATGTCCCGGTTGGCTTGATTAACCTGGGGAAGGCTGCCCTGGAGACGTGGCACGTCGACATCCTAACCAGTAGTAGACCTGGTGAGCAAGGGGATATTGACACAACATTGGGGATCCTTATCCGATACGGACTCATAGAAAGACACACGGATGCTTATGCGCTCCATCCAAAAGCGCTATCACCGAGATCTGAAAAGGATGAGATCTTAGACATAGCGGCAGTTGCCCCCGATCTATCGGAATCGCAAACAGAAAGTAGCCAAGATGCATCCTTTTCTGTCTATCAGAGTTCCGGCTCTATTGACCTGATCAAAATCCATAGCGTTGTACAAGGCTTCTGTCGAGATGAGCTTAAGATCATGGACGAGGAACGAAGAAAATCCTTTTCTACAAATGCAACCAATTCGGACGCTGGCTTTTATGATTCCTGGCTGGTAGTTGCCACCCGCGTCTTCTGCATGTCCTATGAGCACGCAAAGAAGCGGATGGACCGCCTTGATGACTATGGCTTAGTGAAAGATTATCGTGAATATGAAATGCACGCGTCAAAGTTGCTGGATAACTTTCCCAAGAAATCCTCAAAGGAGCCAAAGACACTTCGAGAAGTTCGGCATGACCTCGGGCAAGTCATGAGGAGTATCAGTAATGAAATAGAGAAAATTTCGCCAAGTTCATCACAGGAAAGCGTTCGCAAACAGCGATCTGTCTTTGATCGGTCGAGCAGTTCTTCGTCGTCTGCGCCCGAGTCTGCAACAGATGAAGGGCCGTCGCGAACCTTAACATGGGAATTCAGTGATATGGTAGAGCGGAAGGCTGAATCACCGGAAGAGATGCCAATCTCGCCGCCCCATTTCAACTTGAAGCCGTTTCTCCCTCACATCTTCCGATGGTCCAAgggagatgatgagaaaggGTACGAAAGCGACGGCGAAGGGTTACAAGCTATCCATCGAACGTCCCCGGCACTGTCGCAGGTTAGTCAGGCAACGGAGAGACCAAAGTCTTCACGATCTTCCAGTGCTGCACATACTACAGATGATCAAGAATGGCAGGTAGTAGAGAAGTCTCCCAGACTCAAAGCAAGTAGGGATAGGCGTCCGAAGCAGAGACCAAAGTTCCCACGCAGCGCCTGGGGTATAAAGCCAGCAGCTCCTATTCTGAGGATATTCCCAGTCGAAGGAAGAAGCGCATCGAGTAGTATCCTGGAGAAAGGAAGTCGAAGCAGCTCCATCATTTCTGCTTCCGAGGCCCTAACGGCCGTTCATAACGCAAGCCCACCATCAGCTCACGAGAAGTTCGGGAAAGCAGTGAATGACAGGCTTATGTTGCATAAGGAAAATGTACCAACGTATGCTACAGTGGCTGCTAGGCGCACCCAGGACGCTGCCGCCTCATCGAAACAGCGGTCATCATCGACGCCCGGTGGACAGACACGTCCCAAACTCCTAAGACTGAAAAGCAAATCCTCCGGTGGCTCCCTTCACAGCCGATTGGGCAACGCGCCGCTGTTACCATTACCTCCTGATCTCAAATCAGACCCAATGAGTCGATCAACATACAGTGAGCCAGACCAGGCGTATCTCACCCATCAATTAAACGCCTTAGACCTGAGGACACCGCATGATTCTCGGTACCGTTCTCGGCACCTGTCTACGGTAAGGGCAATGGGCGCTGTCGACATGTCCGCAAGTACCCCTTCGGTTCTGACCTACCTGCCTCCTCTTCCGTACGACAATAATATTGAGGTCAGTTATTCTCGTCGAGTGAGCGCTACGACTCAAACGGCAACTGTCAGTCAGCCGCTGGCCAGCTTTAATCCAATAACGCATCCGTCTGCCATCATGCCCGGCGCATCTCCACCACCTTCTGTGGCTGCGGAGGCACCTACTGGATACGCATCCGATCCGGCACCTGAACCAATGTCTCGAGGTGGATCAGCGCAGTCCCATCAGTCTTGGGCCACCGAGCCAGTTCGTTATCCGCCCAGACTCTCTCCAATGCCTTCGAATGCGCAAACTGCAATATCACCCGGTATGTCTCATATCCTGCCTCAGCAACAAACGCTAGCCAATGCTGGAAGTTGGATACGAGATGCTCATACCCAAGGAATTGCGAGTGCACTTCAAGCAGATATTATTACCTGTGCCCCACCGACTCAAGCAAACCTGAGACCGATCCCCCCGTTGGACGAACGTTTTGGTGCAGGTACCGCTTGGGACCCTGAACCACCGCCAACCCTGCACTTTGGCGCCCATCGAGTAGACGTGCGCGATGCTCGCCAAAGGCTTGAGggatacggagtatacgGGACTCAGACGGTGCAGCACGCTGTACCTTACAGTCTCTATCACGCAAACCGGTCAGGGCCCCTGGCTCATCATGAGCTCGGTCTCCAGCCACAAGAGCTGCATGGTATGCGTGCCCGGAGTGGCAGCTCTCCTACTCGGCCTGGATCTGACGGGTTAGGGGTAAATTGGTGA
- a CDS encoding mannosyltransferase putative-domain-containing protein yields the protein MAPSRPQGRRRTTLLALGLVAIFIWLVSHYGSHSGEHNHVSSAAHGEFWRQFQPLLKQWRPNCDPPERLGKAESVGFDPKTTEQPPNLTSMPDEDVLKMKHAHSKFVHAIAKEPPALAYEPGTRGIVSTAGGSYLPVLVISLRMLRQTGSNLPMEVFLADWEEYDGFICQVVLPSLNAKCVLLSEILDTVPDSKTKIEKYQYKPFAMLFSSFEEILFLDADAFPLQKPELAFTSEPFKSKGLITWPDFWGPTASPLYYTISSQERPAPNIRQSTESGEVFISKRSHLRTLLLVAYYNYWGPGYYYPLLSQGAAGEGDKETFIAAAMVFNEPFYQVSEPIRALGRHTNDGFAGSTMVQYSPMEDYALTKKGEWRIKGASVPAPKPFFVHINFPKFNPATVFSDNGPVVKEDGSYTLAWTAPDDVIDSFEPDLQRQLWKEIRWTACALEGKSISWKGQTGICEKVEDYWNTIFR from the coding sequence ATGGCCCCCTCTCGACCACAAGGTCGGCGGCGAACGACGCTCCTCGCCCTGGGTCTGGTGGCCATCTTCATCTGGCTCGTCTCCCATTATGGGTCACATTCAGGAGAACACAATCATGTCAGCTCAGCCGCCCACGGCGAGTTCTGGCGCCAGTTCCAACCCCTGTTAAAACAATGGAGACCAAACTGCGACCCCCCAGAACGACTCGGCAAGGCAGAATCAGTTGGCTTCgaccccaaaaccaccgaACAACCACCCAACCTCACATCAATGCCAGACGAAGACGTCCTGAAAATGAAACACGCACACAGCAAGTTCGTACACGCCATCGCCAAGGAACCCCCAGCACTGGCCTACGAACCCGGCACGCGGGGAATAGTCTCAACCGCGGGCGGCTCGTATCTACCCGTGCTAGTAATCTCGTTACGAATGCTGCGGCAGACAGGTTCCAATCTACCCATGGAAGTATTCCTCGCCGACTGGGAGGAGTACGACGGCTTCATCTGCCAGGTAGTGCTACCGTCCCTGAACGCCAAATGCGTCCTGCTCTCCGAGATCCTGGATACGGTGCCGGACAGCAAGACCAAGATCGAGAAGTACCAGTACAAGCCGTTCGCTatgctcttctcctcctttgaggagatcctcttcctcgacgCGGATGCCTTCCCGCTCCAGAAGCCCGAGCTGGCGTTCACCAGCGAGCCCTTCAAATCCAAGGGTCTGATCACCTGGCCAGATTTCTGGGGACCCACTGCCTCACCTCTGTACTATACGATCTCGTCGCAGGAGAGACCCGCGCCGAATATCCGGCAATCGACGGAGTCGGGCGAGGTGTTTATATCCAAGCGCTCGCATCTCAGGACCCTACTTCTTGTTGCCTACTATAACTACTGGGGGCCCGGGTATTACTACCCGCTCCTCTCGCAGGGCGCAGCAGGCGAAGGCGACAAGGAGACCTTCATCGCGGCCGCGATGGTCTTCAACGAACCTTTTTACCAGGTCAGTGAGCCCATCCGCGCGCTGGGCCGTCACACGAACGATGGATTCGCCGGCTCGACCATGGTTCAGTATAGCCCGATGGAGGACTACGCCTTGACCAAGAAGGGCGAGTGGCGGATCAAGGGGGCCAGCGTTCCGGCGCCGAAACCGTTCTTCGTGCATATCAACTTCCCCAAGTTCAATCCCGCGACGGTGTTCTCGGATAACGGACCCGTGGTGAAGGAGGATGGCAGCTATACGTTGGCGTGGACGGCTCCGGACGATGTGATTGATTCGTTTGAGCCGGATCTGCAGCGTCAGTTGTGGAAGGAGATTCGGTGGACGGCGTGTGCGCTTGAGGGCAAGAGTATTAGTTGGAAGGGACAGACGGGGATCTGTGAAAAGGTCGAGGATTATTGGAATACTATCTTTCGTTAA
- a CDS encoding serine/threonine protein kinase has product MREENQSPDYDPKKYYPASVGETIARRYRIISKLGWGANATSSRYVTLKITNCGKEEQRSAKEEVEMSRYISQLRSNQKGRAYVRLHLYLVFEPLREPLWLLGKHLGSNGVPPAVLKPFLRLLLQGLDFLHSECHIIHTDLKADKFLLGFEDSDVLENYARQQESNPAPFRDNDSHPVFQSRPDFGPLRKGMGRVQISDFSAAPHNHDIQPQPFCAPEVLLKATWTYSADIWNLGTMLWELLADDIFFDGLDSRSGRYSRVKHIAQMIRLLGPPPLQLLERADQDICSELFSGHGEFKFPDIVPSEEYNLSNLTPFVHGEDKRLLLEFVGKMLRWEPADRATARELYNDPWLDFKP; this is encoded by the exons ATGCGAGAAGAGAACCAAAGTCCGGATTATGATCCTAAGAAATATTATCCTGCTTCTGTTGGGGAGACTATAGCCAGGCGATACCGCATCATTTCAAAGCTCGGCTGGGGTGCAAATGCGACC TCAAGCCGATATGTGACGTTAAAAATTACAAACTgtggcaaagaagaacaacgatctgccaaggaggaagtaGAAATGTCACGATATATCTCTCAGCTGCGATCTAATCAAAAGGGTCGGGCATACGTTCGGCTT CACTTATACTTGGTATTTGAACCATTAAGGGAACCACTCTGGCTTTTGGGGAAACACCTTGGGAGCAACGGTGTGCCTCCCGCTGTCCTAAAGCCGTTTTTAAGATTATTGCTCCAGGGTCTCGATTTCCTCCATTCCGAGTGTCATATTATACATACAG ATCTCAAGGCAGATAAATTTCTTTTGGGATTCGAAGACTCTGATGTTCTTGAGAATTATGCCCGCCAACAAGAAAGCAATCCTGCTCCGTTTCGGGACAATGATAGTCATCCTGTATTTCAGTCTCGTCCGGATTTCGGGCCTTTGAGGAAAGGGATGGGCCGGGTTCAAATTAGCGACTTCAGTGCGGCT CCTCATAACCATGATATTCAACCCCAGCCCTTTTGTGCACCAGAGGTACTTTTAAAGGCAACATGGACATATAGTGCAGATATATGGAACTTGGGCACCATG CTATGGGAGCTTCTTGCAGATGATATTTTTTTTGATGGACTAGACTCCAGGAGCGGCAGGTATTCGCGAGTCAAACACATAGCCCAGATGATACGGCTGCTTGGTCCGCCTCCACTGCAGTTACTGGAAAGGGCTGACCAAGACATATGCTCCGAACTCTTCTCCGGCCATG GAGAGTTCAAATTTCCAGATATCGTTCCATCTGAGGAATATAATCTTTCAAACCTTACACCATTTGTCCACGGGGAAGACAAACGGCTTCTCCTTGAATTTGTGGGCAAGATGCTGCGCTGGGAGCCAGCAGATCGGGCAACGGCTAGGGAACTATACAATGACCCCTGGCTAGATTTTAAGCCTTGA